A genomic segment from Nicotiana sylvestris chromosome 1, ASM39365v2, whole genome shotgun sequence encodes:
- the LOC104245183 gene encoding AT-hook motif nuclear-localized protein 22-like: protein MDQLTAHGRPLPPPFHTRDLQLQNNPHQFHHIQQQQQQPKTEDEQQTGHRNQKRDRDDNFSISPGLNPESGSMDSKGNSGEGGGEVTRRPRGRPAGSKNKPKPPIIITRDSANALRSHVMEIASGCDIQESISTFATRRQRGVCILSGSGTVTNVTIRQPASPGAVVTLHGRFEILSLSGSYLPPPAPPAASGLTIYLAGGQGQVVGGSVVGPLNASGPVVIMAASFGNAAYERLPLEDEESPVGQQGSGALPIVNNQQQHQQQIMGGNSDPNANLLQGLPPNLLNSCQLPADAYWGTAGRPPY from the exons ATGGATCAACTAACAGCTCATGGCCGTCCTTTGCCACCTCCTTTTCACACAAGAGATCTTCAGTTACAGAATAATCCTCACCAGTTCCatcacatacaacaacaacaacaacaacccaaaaCTGAAGACGAACAACAAACCGGACACCGAAACCAGAAACGGGATCGTGACGATAACTTTAGCATCTCACcaggtttaaatcccgaatccgGCTCTATGGACAGCAAAGGAAATtcgggagagggtggtggagaaGTCACAAGAAGACCAAGAGGAAGACCAGCTGGTTCCAAAAACAAACCAAAACCACCCATCATAATCACTCGCGATAGCGCTAATGCCCTTAGATCTCACGTTATGGAAATCGCCAGTGGCTGTGATATCCAAGAAAGCATCTCCACTTTCGCCACCAGGCGCCAACGAGGAGTTTGCATATTAAGTGGTAGTGGAACTGTCACAAACGTTACAATAAG GCAGCCAGCATCTCCGGGCGCGGTGGTAACTTTACATGGAAGATTCGAAATTTTATCTCTATCTGGTTCATACTTGCCACCGCCAGCCCCGCCAGCAGCATCGGGGCTGACGATATACTTGGCCGGAGGACAAGGCCAAGTAGTAGGCGGTAGCGTTGTGGGGCCGCTAAATGCTTCGGGTCCGGTGGTGATTATGGCAGCTTCGTTTGGAAATGCAGCATATGAAAGGCTTCCACTTGAAGACGAAGAATCGCCGGTGGGGCAGCAGGGAAGTGGGGCTTTACCAATAGTAAATAATCAACAGCAGCATCAACAGCAAATTATGGGTGGTAATAGTGATCCAAATGCTAATTTACTACAAGGGTTGCCACCAAATCTTCTAAATTCATGTCAATTACCAGCTGATGCTTATTGGGGAACAGCAGGTCGTCCTCCTTATTGA